The Deltaproteobacteria bacterium genome contains the following window.
GAACCAAACACAACCTCAGGTGCAAGGGCCATCAATAGAAGGGTTAATATACAGTTTACAATAGAATAACGGAACTTTGCTGTTCCGTATAACATGGATATCGTGTTTGAAAAATGGAGAACACTGTCAAGATTCAAGCCTCTTTAAACCCAAAAATTGCGATGGGAAAGTCCAGCAGCAGATCTTGAAAATCTTATCCTGGTATGCAGCCTCTAATGGCAGCCGGCATTAAAAACCAAGACCTTATAAAAAACGGAGAGGGTGGGATTCGAACCCACGTTCGCCTTCCGACGAAAACCGCTTAGCAGGCGGTTGCCTTAAGCCACTCGGCCACCTCTCCACGATGATTATTTATGTTTTAACGAAGGTATAACTGTAATACCATTCATGTATCGATGCAAGACCTCCGGAATTATTATACTCCCGTCTTCCTGCTGGTAATTCTCCAAGATAGCCACTACAGTTCTTCCAATGGCAAGACCGGACGCATTTAGGGTATGGACATACCTCGGTTTCTCACTCCTTGCAGGTCTATATTTTATATTTGCCCTTCTTGCCTGAAAATCTTCGAAATTACTGCATGATGATATTTCCAGATATTCATGCTGCCCCGGCAGCCATACCTCTATATCATAAGTTTTAGCTGATGAAAAACCAATGTCACCTGTACAAAGATTTACAACCCTGTAATGCAGACCAAGCCTCTTCAATGGTTCTTCCGCATCAATTAAAAGCGCTTCATGCTCATCATAAGATGTTTCCGGCTCGACAATTTTCACAAGTTCAACTTTGTTAAACTGATGCTGTCTGATTAATCCTTTAGTATCCTTTCCATAAGAGCCTGCTTCTCTTCTAAAGCATGGTGAATATGCTGTGTAATATTTAGGCAGAGATGCCTTATCAAGGATTTCATTTGCATGAATATTTGTGACAGGGACTTCAGCAGTAGGTATAAGATATAACTCTTCATCCTGTATCTTAAAAAGATCATCTTTGAATTTCGGTAACTGTCCCGTACCTCTCATACTTGTTTCATTAACCATGAAAGGGACATAAACCTCCGTGTATTTTTGCTCATAGATGTGCATATCAAGAAAAAAATTCATAATCGCCCTTTCAAGGATTGCACCATGACCAAAAGAGATAGAGAAGCCTGATGCAGTTATCTTGGCGCCTCTTTGAAAATCAAGTATACCGAGTTTAATTCCGAGTTCATTGTGTGTGTATGGCGTAAAATCAAATGACCTCTTTTCACCCCACGATTTGACAACCTGATTATCTTCGCTCGTCCTTCCGTAAACAACGGATGAATGCGGAATATTGGGGAGCATTAACAAAAATCTATTAATTTCTATCTCAAGCCCGTTTATGATATTGTCGATTTGTTCAGTCTCTGCACCTATGGATTTTACTTCTTCTAACAATACCTGATTATCTTCGCCTCTTGCCTTTTTTGTACCTATATCTTTTGAAATAATGTTTTTTTTATGTCTTAATTCTTCAACTCGTTTGAGAAGCTCAAGCCTTTTATTGTCCATATCATAGAAAGACTTTAAGGGAATATTCATGGCCCTTTTAGCGATTGCATCTTCTACAATTTTTCTGTTTTCTCTTAAAAATTTTATATCAAGCATGGATTTTGCTTTAACATCAGTCTTTTGGCTCGTCAACATATAATCTTTCAACGTAAAAATAACGAACGCATTATTTACTTGCTTGTTTTAATGTCTCTGCTAAAGAAATACAAAGAAAGTTATTGACATAAAAACGATGCTGGGTAGTATTCTCATAATTATTAGATTAAATTTATGATGAAAAATAAAAAAATCTTAAGATTGTTTTTATTAGTTTTTACCGTTATATTTAGTCTTTCGCCATACAACGGTTATACAGCTACAATAAAAGCCAAAACGATCACCACAGCACTTATAAATATTAACATCGCCAGTGAAGTACAGGGGTATTCTTTAAGACATCTTACAAGATATGATAATAATGATAAAGAATACGCTATATGCGACGATCCTGACTCAAAAAATGATGCGCACGCATTTATTTGCACTACAAACACTGCAGCTCATTTAGAGCAATACCTTAAAATCGGCAAAATAAGATATGTTTATATATGTGGATATCAGTTTATCCTGCAGGTTATGAGTGAGATCCTCACATGTTAGGATATGTTTATAGCGATTATTCTTTGGTGCAATCTACGGCTGCATCTTTTCACTTTCTCTCTAAATTCTATCAATCTTGTCTTTTTAATAAAACCGCTTCACATCTCGATTTTCCCGACAAACTATCTTTTAAAATTAAATGTTCAAAAGGAGCATATCATGAAAATCTATACTCTCCACACTAACCGTGACGAGATAAAGCTCAGTCTAAAATCTGCACTGCACATTTTTAATTCCATCTGCCCTTTCAGATCATGGAGAAGGTATGAACACTCCGTAAGGGTAGGGTTGTATGCGGCATCAATTGGTAGAGGATTGAAACTAAATGAAAAACAGATAATACAATTACAGATAGCAGGCATATTTCATGATATAGGTTTTATAGGTATAAATGATACGATTCTCGAAAAAAAAACGCCCCTGTCACAGGATGAAATTTTATCTATAAAAAAGCACCCATACACTGCAATAAAGATTTTAGACTACATGAAACTGTCCGATTACATTATAAAAGGTGTTTTACAACATCATGAATGTTATAATGGCAAAGGGTATCCCTCAGGGTTAAAGGGCGACCAGATCAGTTTACAGGGCAGAATAC
Protein-coding sequences here:
- a CDS encoding HD domain-containing protein — encoded protein: MKIYTLHTNRDEIKLSLKSALHIFNSICPFRSWRRYEHSVRVGLYAASIGRGLKLNEKQIIQLQIAGIFHDIGFIGINDTILEKKTPLSQDEILSIKKHPYTAIKILDYMKLSDYIIKGVLQHHECYNGKGYPSGLKGDQISLQGRILFLAEVFDAMTNNAPYRKAEPIDSVIDFIKRMKGSIFDPTIVDVTLGLEEFSSIYSCKDSIPEYPIYKNIIQDLNR
- the serS gene encoding serine--tRNA ligase, which translates into the protein MLDIKFLRENRKIVEDAIAKRAMNIPLKSFYDMDNKRLELLKRVEELRHKKNIISKDIGTKKARGEDNQVLLEEVKSIGAETEQIDNIINGLEIEINRFLLMLPNIPHSSVVYGRTSEDNQVVKSWGEKRSFDFTPYTHNELGIKLGILDFQRGAKITASGFSISFGHGAILERAIMNFFLDMHIYEQKYTEVYVPFMVNETSMRGTGQLPKFKDDLFKIQDEELYLIPTAEVPVTNIHANEILDKASLPKYYTAYSPCFRREAGSYGKDTKGLIRQHQFNKVELVKIVEPETSYDEHEALLIDAEEPLKRLGLHYRVVNLCTGDIGFSSAKTYDIEVWLPGQHEYLEISSCSNFEDFQARRANIKYRPARSEKPRYVHTLNASGLAIGRTVVAILENYQQEDGSIIIPEVLHRYMNGITVIPSLKHK